In Nostoc sp. CENA543, a single genomic region encodes these proteins:
- a CDS encoding Npun_F0494 family protein, with amino-acid sequence MVNSQNSKVLTYQPSSIKRAEKSLICSPFKIKLFETMRHQSIALSAIATENGVKNGYTQQPLSELACDDALGWLIQVGMLRREVDGQGITDSFRLTPLGHQLLEKYQSQDLPTASWSDRLSNAMIRWLRIPF; translated from the coding sequence ATGGTTAACTCACAAAACTCCAAAGTATTGACCTATCAGCCCAGCAGCATCAAAAGAGCCGAAAAATCGCTGATTTGTTCTCCCTTCAAAATCAAATTATTTGAAACCATGCGCCATCAGAGTATCGCCTTGAGTGCGATCGCCACAGAAAATGGTGTAAAAAATGGTTACACTCAACAACCCCTCTCAGAGTTAGCCTGTGATGACGCTTTGGGTTGGTTAATTCAAGTCGGGATGTTAAGGCGCGAAGTCGATGGACAGGGGATTACAGATAGTTTTCGCCTCACACCCCTGGGTCATCAACTACTGGAAAAATACCAAAGTCAAGACCTACCTACAGCTTCCTGGAGCGATCGCTTGTCTAATGCTATGATTCGTTGGCTCAGAATTCCCTTTTAG
- a CDS encoding peroxiredoxin yields MPLAVGTDAPAFTVKDTNGNTVSLSDFAGKTVVLYFYPKDDTPGCTKQACSFRDAKDDYQGKDIVVLGVSADDEVSHQAFTQKYNLNFPLLADTDHSIIKAYDVDGGGYAKRVTYVIDAQGKIAHVDAAVNTATHASDVLVALGLN; encoded by the coding sequence ATGCCTTTAGCGGTTGGTACAGATGCACCTGCATTTACCGTCAAAGATACCAACGGTAACACCGTCTCGTTATCTGATTTTGCTGGAAAGACCGTTGTTTTATATTTCTATCCCAAAGATGACACCCCAGGCTGCACTAAGCAGGCTTGTAGCTTCCGGGATGCCAAAGACGATTATCAAGGCAAGGATATTGTGGTGCTGGGAGTCAGTGCTGATGATGAAGTTTCCCATCAAGCATTTACCCAAAAATATAATTTGAATTTCCCTTTATTGGCTGATACCGACCACTCGATCATCAAAGCTTACGATGTTGATGGCGGTGGTTATGCCAAGCGTGTCACCTACGTTATTGATGCCCAAGGCAAAATTGCTCATGTTGATGCTGCTGTCAACACAGCTACCCACGCTAGCGATGTTTTAGTGGCTTTGGGACTTAATTAA
- a CDS encoding iron-sulfur cluster assembly accessory protein, with protein MTQATQSQQRGIQLSEAALRQVKSLQEKQGQDLCLRVGVRQGGCSGMSYMMDFEQESQITEHDDVFDYDGFKIVCDKKSLLYLYGLMLDYSDAMIGGGFQFTNPNASQTCGCGKSFGV; from the coding sequence ATGACACAAGCAACTCAATCTCAACAGCGTGGCATACAGTTGAGTGAAGCAGCTCTACGCCAAGTCAAGTCCCTCCAGGAAAAGCAAGGTCAGGACTTATGCTTGCGAGTGGGAGTCCGGCAAGGAGGCTGCTCTGGAATGTCTTATATGATGGACTTTGAACAAGAAAGTCAGATTACTGAACATGACGATGTGTTTGATTACGACGGCTTTAAGATAGTTTGCGATAAAAAAAGCTTGTTGTATCTTTATGGCTTAATGCTTGATTATAGCGATGCCATGATTGGCGGTGGTTTTCAATTCACCAATCCCAATGCTAGCCAGACCTGTGGGTGTGGTAAATCGTTTGGTGTGTAA
- a CDS encoding SRPBCC family protein has protein sequence MADWLEHSVQVEVEAPIDLVWGLWSDLEQMPKWMKWIDSVKIPPDNPDVSLWKLNTGGLEFTWKSRILKTVPHQIIQWESIDGLPNQGAIRFYDRHGSSIVKMTVSYAIPGILGKIMDNLFLGRAVESTIQADLERFKEYALNAKANSASS, from the coding sequence ATGGCTGATTGGCTAGAACATAGCGTACAGGTTGAAGTCGAAGCCCCCATTGATTTAGTCTGGGGCTTGTGGTCTGACCTAGAGCAAATGCCGAAGTGGATGAAATGGATAGATTCTGTGAAAATTCCCCCTGATAACCCAGATGTTTCTCTGTGGAAATTAAACACAGGCGGACTGGAATTTACCTGGAAATCCCGCATCCTGAAAACTGTCCCCCATCAAATTATTCAATGGGAATCAATCGATGGTTTACCAAATCAAGGAGCGATTCGCTTTTACGATCGCCACGGTAGTAGCATCGTGAAAATGACAGTTTCCTATGCTATTCCTGGGATTTTGGGCAAAATCATGGATAACCTATTTTTAGGTCGAGCCGTAGAATCAACGATTCAAGCCGATTTAGAAAGGTTTAAAGAGTATGCTTTAAACGCTAAAGCAAATTCAGCCTCTTCTTAA
- a CDS encoding ribbon-helix-helix protein, CopG family — MIMTNKKWAVKRITVNLAAQEAEKLEKYCQQTGRPATDVIRELIRSLPVSDDNKEVSR, encoded by the coding sequence ATGATAATGACTAATAAAAAATGGGCCGTCAAACGTATAACTGTAAATCTAGCTGCACAGGAAGCAGAAAAACTAGAAAAATACTGTCAACAGACAGGTAGACCTGCAACTGATGTAATTCGGGAACTGATTAGAAGTTTACCTGTATCAGATGACAATAAAGAAGTGAGTAGATAG
- a CDS encoding 2Fe-2S iron-sulfur cluster-binding protein, with product MSVVVRFLPDDVTINAEVGEPLLDVADRAGVFIPTGCLMGTCHACTVELDDGDTIRACITSVPPQAELTIHLFSDPTW from the coding sequence ATGAGTGTTGTTGTCCGTTTTTTACCAGATGATGTCACCATTAACGCTGAGGTAGGAGAACCCCTGTTAGATGTAGCAGATAGAGCCGGGGTTTTCATTCCTACTGGGTGTTTAATGGGGACTTGTCACGCTTGCACGGTAGAACTAGACGACGGCGACACCATTCGCGCTTGCATCACCTCTGTACCACCGCAAGCAGAACTTACCATTCATTTATTTAGTGACCCAACTTGGTAG
- the cobQ gene encoding cobyric acid synthase CobQ codes for MKSIMVVGTTSHAGKSLITTAICRILSRRGWRVAPFKGQNMALNAYVTANGGEIGYAQAVQAWAAGVIPWVEMNPILLKPQGDMTSQVIMRGRYVGKVNAADYYEQYFEMGWRAIEESLQHLSTEFDVIVCEGAGSPAEINLKHRDLTNMRVAKHLNAPTILVVDIDRGGAFAHVVGTLELLEPDERQLIKGIVINKFRGQRSLLEPGIKWLEERTKIPVIGVIPYLQELFPAEDSLDLLERKPAKAHTDINISVVRLPRISNFTDFDPLESEPTVSVKYISPKHDLGHPDAVIIPGTKTTIADLIILQKSGMAEAIQHYAASGGTVLGICGGYQILGQIIADPEGVEGQAGRYQGLNLLPIKTVITGQKIARQRQVSSNFPQMGLPVIGFEIHQGRSRVDIPSDNQGYQPLFDDANLGLVDKCQSVWGTYLHGLFDNGPWRRAWLNRLRQQRGLKSLPTGVANYREQREQMLDNLASEIENHLDLTPFLS; via the coding sequence ATGAAATCTATTATGGTGGTGGGGACAACTTCCCACGCAGGGAAATCACTGATAACTACAGCTATTTGTCGAATTTTGTCGCGGCGTGGCTGGCGAGTAGCCCCCTTTAAAGGACAAAATATGGCTTTAAATGCTTATGTCACAGCCAATGGGGGAGAAATCGGTTACGCGCAGGCGGTACAAGCCTGGGCTGCGGGGGTAATTCCTTGGGTAGAAATGAACCCGATTTTGCTCAAACCCCAAGGAGATATGACTTCCCAGGTAATTATGCGGGGGAGATATGTCGGTAAAGTCAATGCTGCCGATTACTATGAACAGTATTTTGAAATGGGTTGGCGAGCCATTGAAGAATCTTTACAACATTTAAGTACAGAATTTGATGTCATCGTTTGTGAAGGTGCTGGTAGTCCCGCAGAAATTAACCTCAAGCACCGCGACTTAACTAATATGCGGGTAGCAAAACACTTAAATGCACCCACAATCTTAGTAGTAGATATTGACCGTGGAGGAGCATTTGCCCACGTTGTCGGCACACTTGAGCTACTCGAACCAGACGAACGGCAATTAATTAAAGGTATAGTAATTAACAAGTTCCGAGGACAGCGATCGCTTTTAGAACCCGGAATCAAATGGTTAGAAGAACGGACAAAAATTCCGGTAATTGGTGTCATTCCTTACCTCCAAGAATTATTCCCCGCCGAAGATTCTCTAGATTTACTAGAACGTAAACCAGCAAAAGCCCACACAGATATCAATATCAGTGTGGTGCGCTTACCCAGAATTTCCAACTTTACCGATTTTGACCCCTTAGAATCAGAACCCACAGTTTCCGTCAAATACATTAGTCCCAAGCACGATTTAGGACATCCAGACGCAGTAATTATTCCAGGGACAAAAACTACAATTGCGGATTTAATCATTCTGCAAAAAAGTGGTATGGCAGAAGCAATTCAACACTATGCCGCCTCTGGTGGTACAGTGTTAGGGATTTGTGGCGGCTACCAAATTCTTGGACAAATCATCGCCGATCCTGAAGGGGTAGAGGGACAAGCCGGTCGATATCAAGGTTTAAATCTCTTACCGATTAAGACCGTGATTACAGGGCAAAAAATCGCCCGTCAGCGTCAAGTTAGCTCCAATTTCCCCCAAATGGGACTACCTGTAATTGGTTTTGAAATTCATCAAGGGCGATCGCGTGTAGACATTCCCAGCGATAATCAAGGCTATCAACCTTTATTTGATGATGCTAACTTAGGATTGGTAGATAAATGTCAATCAGTGTGGGGAACATATCTCCACGGACTATTTGACAATGGCCCCTGGCGACGCGCTTGGCTCAATCGTCTGCGTCAACAACGCGGCTTGAAATCCTTACCCACAGGGGTCGCCAACTACCGAGAACAACGAGAGCAGATGTTAGATAATCTGGCTAGCGAAATTGAAAATCATTTAGATTTAACGCCCTTTTTGTCGTAG
- the zds gene encoding 9,9'-di-cis-zeta-carotene desaturase produces MRVAIVGAGLAGLATAVDLADAGCEVQIFESRPFVGGKVGSWIDGDGNHVEMGLHVFFGCYYQLFELMNKVGALSSLRLKEHTHTFINKGGRTGALDFRFFTGAPFNGLKAFFTTSQLSLQDKLQNAIALGTSPIVRGLVDFDGAMRTIRNLDKVSFADWFRSHGGSEGSIKRMWNPIAYALGFIDCENISARCMLTIFQFFAVRSEASVLRMLEGSPDEYLHKPILKYLADRGTQVYTRRQVREIQFTEVDGQTHVTGLVVAQGDTTELITADAYLCACDVPGIQRILPQQWRKWSEFDNIYKLEAVPVATVQLRFDGWVTELQDGEKRKQLQEAAGLDNLLYTADADFSCFADLALTSPSDYYRPGQGSLLQLVLTPGDPFIKESNEAIAQHVLKQVHELFPSSRELNMTWYSVVKLAQSLYREAPGMDVYRPDQKTPVPNFFLAGSYTQQDYIDSMEGATISGRRAAKVILENIKQ; encoded by the coding sequence ATGCGCGTTGCAATTGTAGGTGCGGGATTGGCTGGGCTAGCAACCGCAGTGGATTTAGCTGATGCAGGCTGCGAAGTCCAAATTTTTGAGTCCCGTCCGTTTGTTGGGGGTAAAGTCGGTAGTTGGATTGATGGTGATGGCAACCACGTAGAAATGGGGTTGCACGTATTTTTCGGGTGCTACTACCAACTGTTTGAACTCATGAATAAAGTCGGGGCGTTGTCAAGTTTACGCCTCAAAGAACACACCCACACTTTTATCAATAAAGGTGGGCGCACCGGTGCGTTAGACTTTCGTTTCTTTACAGGCGCGCCTTTTAATGGGTTAAAAGCATTTTTCACCACTTCTCAACTCTCGTTACAGGATAAGCTACAAAATGCGATCGCTCTCGGAACCAGTCCGATTGTGCGAGGACTAGTAGACTTTGACGGAGCAATGAGAACTATCCGCAACTTAGATAAAGTCAGTTTTGCTGACTGGTTTCGCAGTCACGGCGGTAGTGAAGGCAGTATCAAAAGGATGTGGAATCCCATTGCTTACGCCTTGGGATTCATCGACTGCGAAAATATTTCCGCCCGTTGTATGTTAACTATCTTTCAATTTTTTGCAGTCCGCAGCGAAGCTTCTGTACTGCGAATGTTGGAAGGTTCTCCTGATGAATATCTCCACAAACCCATTCTCAAATACTTAGCAGATAGAGGCACACAAGTTTATACACGTCGTCAAGTCCGAGAAATTCAGTTTACGGAAGTGGATGGACAAACCCACGTCACTGGCTTAGTAGTTGCCCAAGGAGACACGACAGAATTAATCACTGCGGATGCTTATCTATGCGCTTGTGATGTCCCAGGAATTCAGCGAATTTTACCCCAACAATGGCGCAAATGGTCAGAATTTGACAATATTTATAAACTAGAAGCAGTCCCAGTTGCCACAGTACAGTTACGGTTTGATGGTTGGGTGACAGAACTGCAAGATGGGGAAAAGCGTAAACAACTCCAGGAAGCAGCAGGGCTAGATAATTTACTGTATACGGCTGATGCTGATTTTTCCTGCTTTGCGGATTTAGCCTTGACTAGTCCTAGTGATTATTATCGTCCGGGGCAGGGGTCATTATTACAGCTAGTGCTGACACCAGGAGATCCCTTTATTAAGGAAAGTAACGAAGCGATCGCCCAACACGTCCTCAAACAAGTCCATGAATTATTCCCCTCATCACGGGAATTAAATATGACTTGGTATAGCGTCGTTAAATTGGCTCAATCTTTATATCGCGAAGCCCCAGGAATGGATGTGTATCGTCCTGACCAAAAAACTCCAGTGCCTAATTTCTTCCTCGCAGGTAGTTACACTCAACAAGACTACATTGATAGCATGGAAGGGGCAACAATTTCTGGCAGACGCGCCGCCAAAGTCATTCTCGAAAATATTAAACAATAG
- a CDS encoding type II toxin-antitoxin system HicB family antitoxin produces MSKIKYQMVIQWSEEDNCFLVGLPDFPGQRWRTHGDTYELAVANGIEALESLIIAYETAGEPLPEPAVCSVT; encoded by the coding sequence ATGAGTAAGATTAAATACCAAATGGTTATTCAGTGGTCTGAAGAAGATAATTGCTTTCTCGTAGGATTACCTGACTTTCCTGGACAACGCTGGCGCACTCATGGAGATACGTATGAGTTAGCGGTAGCAAACGGTATTGAAGCTTTAGAGTCTTTGATTATTGCTTATGAAACTGCGGGTGAACCACTACCAGAACCAGCCGTATGTTCTGTTACTTAG
- a CDS encoding type II toxin-antitoxin system HicA family toxin, with protein sequence MPKKIRELKQMLRQIGFTELPGKGSHTNWVHPLYPGKITISGKDGADAKRYQEQEIRQAIEIVEGNQQNE encoded by the coding sequence ATGCCCAAGAAAATCCGAGAATTGAAACAAATGCTCCGCCAAATTGGTTTTACAGAATTGCCAGGAAAAGGAAGCCATACCAACTGGGTACACCCTTTGTATCCTGGAAAAATTACAATTTCAGGTAAAGATGGAGCAGATGCTAAACGCTACCAAGAACAGGAAATAAGGCAAGCAATAGAGATAGTTGAGGGAAATCAACAAAATGAGTAA
- a CDS encoding M48 family metallopeptidase yields MTQTVESLFDTGLERYKAGEAAADLIPVFKEVCDRSPKASAAWICLAWLYLLEDKPSSALKAAQKAVKLNPQDPQARVNLVLAMLETNQKGVRQHIDIANQLMLVNTEWREEIQKSIEDGFSRKPDWQSLAKVKAWILGE; encoded by the coding sequence ATGACTCAAACAGTAGAATCCCTGTTTGACACAGGTTTAGAACGTTATAAAGCTGGAGAAGCGGCGGCTGATTTAATCCCCGTGTTTAAAGAGGTATGCGATCGCTCTCCTAAAGCTAGTGCAGCTTGGATTTGTCTTGCGTGGTTATATCTCCTCGAAGATAAACCCAGTTCTGCACTCAAGGCTGCCCAAAAAGCAGTTAAATTAAATCCTCAAGATCCTCAAGCGAGAGTTAATCTGGTTTTGGCTATGCTGGAAACTAACCAGAAAGGCGTTAGACAACACATTGATATTGCTAACCAATTGATGCTGGTGAATACAGAATGGCGCGAGGAAATTCAAAAGAGTATTGAAGATGGGTTCAGCAGAAAACCCGATTGGCAAAGTTTAGCCAAAGTTAAAGCCTGGATTTTAGGCGAATAA